TCTTGTTACGTAAAATGCCGCCATCGCCACGAACAGCTTCGGTAATGAGAAACGACGGGTTTACGTCAGACTCGTACAGTGCCGTAGGATGAAACTGGATAAATTCCATGTTCTCGATGCGGCCTTTCGCGCGGTACACCATGGCCACGCCGTCCCCGGTAGCAATTACCGGGTTAGTTGTGGTGCGATACACCTGCCCGTTGCCACCGGTGGCGAGCAATGTAATACGACTCAGAATTTTCTCAATGCGATTGGTCTGGAGGTTCAGCACATACACCCCGAAGCATTCTATATCCAGGGTGGACTTGGTGACCAGGTAACCGAGGTGGTGTTGCGTGATGAGGTCTACCACGAAGCAGTGGGTAATCACTTCGATGTTGGGTCTTTTGCGGATGGCCTCCAGCAAAGCCCGTTCTATTTCTTTACCGGTAATGTCTTTGTGGTGGATCACGCGGAACTCGGAGTGGCCACCTTCCTTGCCCAGGGCAAAGTCCCCATCGGGATTGCGGTCGAAGTTGGCGCCCCATTCGATGATCTCGTTCACGCGTTCGGGGCCTTCCTTTACGACGATCTCCACGATCTTTTCATTACAAAGACCGTCGCCGGCGATGAGTGTATCATCGATATGCTTTTCGAAACTATCGTTCTCGAGATCGTTCACCACGGCTACGCCACCCTGGGCGTATTTGGTGTTCGTTTCGTCTTCCCGGGTTTTGGTGATCACGGTCACTTTTTTATCCGGGCAACGTTCTGCAACCTTCAGGGCATAGGTTAAACCTGCTATGCCTGAGCCTACTACGAGAAAGTCTGTTTTTTGCATATGCCATCAAAATTACGGCAGAGAAGGCAAAAAACAGACCCACCCATAAAAAAGCTTAGCTTTTCATATGTTTCAGGCTGCCTTCTACCAAACACCACTGGGCAATGCCATATGTAATCATCACAGCTACGCTGGCAATAGAGTTGGGAGAGTAAAATTTACGTACGGCCAACAACGTGTCTGACAGTACGAATAACACTGCGCCAAGTATACAAAGAAAGGAGGCCAGCGTGTTCTTAAACGCGAACGCATAGATCGCGGAAAGCAGCATGGCCGTTATTACAGCGGCGTATAAAAAAACAGGAAGCCGTAATCCTTCCATATTTGGATACAAGAGGTATAATAACCCCATCGCGTACACGATGGAGAAACATGTCCACGCGATGTGGCGCGGTCGCACGAAGCGCTCGGCATGTTCTACCCGGGCAAAGAAAATGATGTAGGCAACATGCGCCATCAGGAAGCTGGTTAATCCCCCCAGAAAAAACATATTGCTGTTTTGCTCGAAAAGCAGCAGGGTATCGCCCCACCAGGAGAAGATAAGTGCGGCAAAAATGAGATTACGCACGGGTTGCTCGATGTACAACGCCTCCGACCAATAGTGGAGGGCGAGCATAATCATGAGCAACGGTTTTGTAAAGTAACGTGGAAAGGGAAGGTCTATCGCAATGGCTAACACGTCCAGCGCCAGCACAGAGAAATATAACAACCCCCAAATCTTTTTCTTCATGGGATTAGTCGAATACTGCAACTTACTCACTATTTAGCTATTAAGCAACACATAAAAAGTCGTGCCACTTGCAGGCGGACTCACCACTTTCAATTGACCGCCGTGCAGCTGAATAATTTGTTGCGATAGACTGAGTCCAATGCCAGAACCTTTCTTTTTGGTAGTGAAGAAGGGAATGAAGATGCGCTCCAACGCCTCAGGTTCAATGCCCGGACCATTATCGGCAATTTCGATACAAACCTGTTGCGTATTACTGATGTAACCTTTGACCTGGATGAGCGGCTTGTCGGTATGTTCCAATGCATCCATGGCATTTTTCACCAGGTTGATGAGTACCATCTGCAGTTGTGTGGCATCGGCGTGTATCTCTATATTTTCGGGGGATACGCTGGCCTGGTAAGTGATGCCGGCCGCTTTTATATCGGACATCAGCAGGTTACTTACCGATGCGAGCAACGTTTTCAGGCTTACCTGGGTGAACTGTGGTTCGGGCAGCGTGGTGTAATCGCGATAAGCGTTCACGAAGTTCATGATGCCTTTGCTGCGGCTTTCCACCGTTTGCAGCGCTTCTTTTAAATCCTCTACCGCTTCGTGACCAGGTTCCGTAGCAGCGGTGATGTCGTAGTCCACAATATCTTTCATCGTGCCGATCAGCGATACGATGGGTGTAATGGAGTTCATGATCTCATGCCGCAGGATCTTCGTAAGATTTTGCCAGGCCTCCAGTTCTTTCCGTTGCAGTTCCGCATGAATGTTCTGGATGGATATCAGCTTTACCAATCGCCCCTGCAGCCGTACGCTGGCGGCGTTAATAGACAGCTGCTGCCCGTTTTGCGTGGCGAACAGGCTTTTATGACCCGCCTCCAGGTACATCATCAGCTCCGGCAATTCGGGGTGCGTATGTTTCAATTCGTCGATGTAGCGCAGGCGGTAAATACCCAGCAGCCGGAACGCCGCCGGATTAATCAGTTCTATCTTTCCATCACTGTCAAAAGATAAAATGCCGACGCTGATGTGTTGAATGATCGTATCGATGTATTTGAGGCTCGCCTCTCTTTCGGCGCGCGTTTGGCGAAAGGCTTCCAGCACTTCATTAAACTGGTGGTTCAGTGCGCTGAAGCTTTTGCCCAGTTTATTATCAGCGCTAAAGCGGATGCTGAAATCCTCGTACCGGATAGACTCCAGGAACAAGGTCAGTTTCCTGTTCACCCGGTTCAGGTAATAGTACAACCCATAGATTTGTATGGCCAGCAATGGCACCATGCAACCGGCGAGAAAGTACATGTGCTGTAACGCGAACCACACGCCCAGCGCAACGTTGAGCGATAGCCCCGTAATACGAAGCATGATGTTTATGCTGAACCTGTTCACTATCAGATGTTATATTTTTCCATGCGCCGGTATAATGCGGCTCTGCTCAAACCCAGCTCCCTTGCAGCTTCGGTAATGTTACCATTACATTTCTTCAGGGCCTGGTTAATCATGTTCTGCTCCATTTCCTCCAGGTTGTAACCGGTGTTTAGTTTCTCGTTACCGCTGGCGGCATTGTTCTTCATAAACACATCTTTCGGCATGAGTGTTTTGCCCTGCGAAAGAATAACGGCCCGTTCCACCGCGTGTTGCAGCTCGCGGATGTTGCCCGGCCAGTCGTACTGCTCCATTTGCTGTATCAGCGAGTCGTGCAGGAAGGCCACTGGCCTGTTATATTTCTTGCGGTACATGCCGAGGAAGTGTTCTGCCAGCGGTATAATATCTTCCGTACGCTCGCGCAGCGCCGGCAACTGTATTTCGATGGTGTTGATGCGGTACAGCAAATCCTGGCGGAACAGGTACTGCGACGCCATGTGCGAAATGTTCCGGTTGGTGGCACAAATAAGCCTTACGTTGATGGGTATCGATTTATTACTGCCAACGCGGGTAACGGAGCGGTGCTGCAATACCGTAAGCAGTTTCGCCTGAAAGGGGAGGGTGATGTTGCCTATCTCGTCCAGGAAAATAGTGCCGCCGTTGGCTTCTTCAAAACGCCCCATGCGGTCGTCGCGGGCGTCGGTGAATGCGCCTTTGGCGTGACCGAACAACTCACTTTCGAACAGCGTTTCGCTGAGGGCGCCCAGGTCTACGCTAACGAACGATTTATCTTTCCGGAGTGATAACTGGTGAATGTGCCGGGCCAGTAAGTCTTTACCGGTGCCGTTTTCGCCCAGGATCAATACATTGGCATCGGTTTCGGCTACACGCGCGGCGGTTTCCAGTATGTCCTGCATCGCCTTGCTCACGCTGATCAGGTTGTTGCTGGCAGCGACTGGTACGGTGGCTTTTTCTGCACTTTGTTGCTGCCGGGAGTCAAAGGCCTTTTGTATGGTGGCTAATAATTTCTCGTTCTCCCAGGGCTTCAGCACAAAATCTACAGCACCGGCTTTAATCGCCCGTACGGCCATTTCCACGTCGCCGTAGGCAGTAAATAGTACTACGGCGGCTTTCGGGTTGATGTCGAGTATGCGGTCCAACCATTCGAATCCTTCTTTACCACTGCTTAAGTCGCGGGTAAAGTTCATGTCCAGCAGAATTACATCGTAGTCGAAGTTGGTCACGAGGTAAGGGATCTTCTGAGGGTTCTTCTCAAAATCTACCTGCGAAAAGTGCCGTTTCAATAAAAGTCTTGCTGCACGTAATACATCGGTGTCATCGTCTACGATCAGTATTTTTCCTTGCTGAATAGTTGTCATATAAATCAGGTTAATGTCGGAACCGCAAACAATGTTCCTTATTGTTGGATGTTATGCATATGGGCCGGTGCGTCGGCCTGTAAAGCAATATAAATAAAGATTTGCTGCTTCTGAACATTTTATTATTCCCGCTCCGCCCGCCATGGGCAAGTGTCCGGAAACGAACACCGCGCGTCCGGCAAAGGACGTTTTAAAACCGTTCTTTTTCCTGAAACCAGCCATGGTAAAGGAAATGGCTGTTTGGCATATGGATTGAAAATTGGTGGGTGCAAACAATACTGCAATGGACAGAAAAATAGAAAAGAAGTTCTGGAACAAAAAACGCATCCTGATGATCGGGGGCGGTACGCTGGTGGTATTCCTGCTGGCTTACCAGCTCATTTTCGCCGATCACCGTTCCAGGCTCAATGTTGAGAAGGAGAAAATTACGGTATCTACCGTGTCGAAAGGCACGTTCGATGTATATATTGTAGTTACCGCGGTGGTGCAACCGCTAAAAACCATCCGCCTGGATGCGATCGAAGGCGGTTATGTAATGCAGAAGTACCTCGAAGGAGGCAGTATGGTTAAAAAGGGGGATTCGATCCTGCGCCTCGATAACCAGCGTCTTATGATGGACTTCGTAAACCGCGAAACAGAAATGTATCGCCTGATCAACGAACTGCAAAACACCCGTTTGAGCCTCAAGCAAGATCGCTTTACGCTGGATAAAACGCTGAGTGAACTGGATTACACGCTCGACCAGGCGAAAGACTTGTTCGATCGCAACGACAAGCTGTTTAAGGACAAAGTGATTTCCGAATCGGACTATCTTAAATCGAAACGCGATTACGAGCGCCTGAAACGTGCCAGGGAGATAGAAGTACAGTCGCAGAAGTACCAGGAAGATAACAGCCGTCTGCAAATCGCGCAGCTCGAAGCGACCATCGAACGTACACAGCGTAACCTGCAACTGATGAAGAGCAATCTTGCCAACCTGGTGGTGCGTGCCCCAGTTGCCGGACAGCTTTCCTCTATCGACGTGGAAGTTGGTTCCAGCATCGTGGCCGGACAAAACATTGGTCAGATTGATGATATGGACGGGTTTAAACTGCGGGCGGAGATTGACGAGCATTACATCTCCCGCGTATATGTCGGGTTAAAAGCCAACTTCGAATTTAACGGTAAAGAAAACACGCTGGTGATCGCGAAAGTGTATCCGGAGGTGAAGAATGGCCGCTTCGAAGTGGACATGGTGTTTGATGGTAAAACGCCGGAAGGCATCCGTCGCGGTCAAAGTACGCCTATTCACCTGGAGCTGGGTAAATCTTCGCAAGCCGTATTGCTGCCAACCGGAGGCTTCTTCTCCGATACCGGCGGCAACTGGGTGTATGTGCTGGAAAAGGGCGGTAAGAAAGCCGTGAAGCGCCAGATCAGTTTAGGCCGCAAAAACCCGCTGTACTTCGAAGTGCTGGATGGCCTGCAGCCGGGCGAACAGGTAATAACGTCCTCGTATGAGAATTTCGGTGACAAAGAAGTTTTATCATTTTAATACATTTAGATCAGCATCTACCCCTATCAACAATAAACAAACTACCATGATCAGAACAGTCAATTTACAAAAGATGTTTGCGACCGAAGAAGTGGAAACCACGGCCCTCAACGGTATAAATATGGAAATACAGGACGGTGAGTTTGTGGCCATCATGGGCCCATCCGGTTGCGGCAAATCTACACTGCTCAATATCCTGGGTCTGCTCGATAACCCTACCGATGGCGAATATCACTTCTGGGGTAAAGAGGTGGCACGTATGAGCGAGCGCCAACGTGCGCAGTTGCGTAAAGGTGCGATCGGCTTCGTGTTCCAGAGCTTTAACCTCATTGACGAACTGACGGTTTTTGAGAACGTGGAGCTGCCATTGTTATACCTGAAAGTACCAGGCCCCGAGCGTAAAAAGAAAGTGGAAGAAGTGCTGGAGCGCATGAGCATCATGCATCGCCGTAATCACTTCCCGCAACAACTCTCGGGTGGTCAGCAACAGCGTGTCGCGATTGCCCGCGCCGTAGTAGCCCGCCCCAACCTGATTCTGGCGGATGAGCCCACCGGTAACCTCGACTCCACCAACGGGGAAGAAGTAATGAAGCTGCTGCAGGAGCTTAATAACGCCGGTACCAGCATGATCATGGTAACCCACTCGCCATATGACGCCGGCTTTGCCCATCGCATTGTGAACCTGTTCGATGGCAGGGTGGTGACGGAGAATATCAAGGAACAATTTCACGTTTAATCTTACACCATGTTTGCCAACTACCTGAAACTCGCCTGGCGAAATATCTGGAAGTCGAAAGGAACTTTCGCCATTAACGTGATCGGTTTAGCCGTAGCAGTCTGCGTCGCTTTACTATTGTCGGTTACCGCTTACTTCCAGTTTTCCTTCAATAACTTTCATAAGGAATTAGGCTCCCTGTACCAGATATACCACGAGGAAAACGAGGTGAACGGACCCAATGCAAAATCCAACCTGCCTGTTCCTTTACAGGATGAGATGAAGCGCGAGTTCCCGGAAGTGTTGATGTCTACCCGGTACATCGGTGGCGGTGCAAGCTACCGCTACGGGACCACTACCGGCTCCATGGGCATTCGCTTTGTAGATCCTGACTTCCTGGATATGTTTACGTTCCCGATCATCAGCGGCAGTAAACGGCCGCTCGACCAGCCGGGCAACATTGTCTTTTCCGACAAGGCTGCCCTGAAATGGTTGGGTTCTGCCGATGTGGTAGGCAAACAGGTGTCGATCAAGTTCGGCGATAAATGGGATAACTTTACGATTGCCGCCGTTGTACAGGCCGCGCCCGCCAATTCCGACCTCGATTTTGGAGCGCTCATGCGTTTCGAACATTTGCCGGCTTACGAGCAGCATAAATCCATCTGGGACCACTACAACACAGAAATGTTCGTAAAGCTGTCTGACAAGGCTACCATAGCTGGTTTTGAAAAACACAGCCAGTCGATCGTAAACAAGTACTACCAGGACAATGTGGCCAGGATTAAACGTGACGGCGGCAAGCCCAATGCGGATGGTTACCTGAAGAAGTTCAGCCTCATCCCGGTGCGTGATATGCATTTCATCAGCATCAGTGCCAGTGGCGGCGATGTTAAAAAAGCGTTGCCATACATGCTGATCGTGATTGCCGCTTTTGTACTGTTCATCGCCTGTATCAACTTCATCAACCTGTCTGTTGCACGTGCCTTTGGCCGCGCCAAAGAAGTAGGCATGCGCAAAATGATGGGTGCCGTGCGTTTTCAGCTGGTGTTGCAATTGTGGGGAGAGGCGTTAATGATTTGCCTTGTAGCGCTGATTGTCGGTGGTATTATCACTTACCTGGTCATACCCTCCTATAGCGCCTGGCTGCATACAAGTGTAAACATGGCCATGATCTTCCGGCCGGAAATGCTGCTCGGCATCATAGCCGCCTTCCTGGTCATGACGATCGTAGCCGGTGTTTACCCGGCGCTGGTGATGACGCGCATCGATACGGTGCAGGCGTTGAAAGGCAGCGTGAAGCCCGGTCGTAAACAGCCCGTAAGGAACTCGCTGATCGTCGTACAATTTGCATTTTCGTCCCTGTTGATCTGTTGTACGCTGGTGGCCTTGCAGCAAATCAGTTACCTGCGTTCCAAACCGCTTGGCTATAATAAGCAACAGGTGATCAGCCTGCCACTGGCGGGCGGTGATATACACCGCGGGCAATTAATCAACCTGCTTCGCGATAGGCTGTCCGGTGAGCCGGGTATATTAAGCTTTAGTGCAGCGGATAATAATCTCGGCCTCGGTCTCGACCGGTCGAGCATGACGTCGTCCGTTACGTTCGATTATAAAGAACGGGAGATCAATACCAATTTATTAACCGTTGACTACGATTATACACAAACGATAGGCATTCAGCTCGTCGCCGGGCGCGATTTTGACAGGCGGTTGGCGTCCGATTCTACGGCAATCGTGATCAATGAAGAAATGGCCAAACGCCTGGGCGGTAACAATGTTCTCAACCAGTTTATCAAGTTTGATGATGAAGGTGACCAGCACCAGGTAATCGGTATCATGAAAAACTACCACTTTCAGTCGCTCGCTAAAAAGATTGACGCAATTACTTTAAGGCTCGATCCTACGAGAGTCGATTACGCATACGGCTATATAAAAGTATCGCCTAACGACCTGCCGGCCAGCCTGGGCAGGGTGGAGAAAGTGTGGAGCCAGATACAGCCGGGCGTAGAATTCAAAGGATCGTTCCTCGACGAGAACGTTGACCGTATGTATAATGAAGAGAAACGTACCTCGCAGTTGCTCGTAGCCGGCGCGATCGTAACCATCATCATTTCCTGCATGGGGCTCTTTGCGATGGCCATCTTGTCTATTGCGCAACGCACCAAGGAAATTGGTATCCGCAAAGTATTAGGTTCCAGCATCAGCGCTATTGTAGTACTGTTGTACCGCGACTTCCTAAAACTGGTGGTGATCGCGATATTCATAGCCGTGCCGCTGGCCTGGTATGGGATGGGGGCCTGGCTCAATTCCTTCGCTTATAACGTTGGCCTGCAATGGTGGGTGTTTGCCGTGGCGGGACTTTGTGCCGTTATCGTAGCACTGGTAACGGTTAGTGTGCAGTCCATCCGGGCGGCGCTGGCCAACCCCGTTAAATCATTAAGATCAGAATAACCTTTTTATATTTATCAGACAGATACATTGTTATGATCCATTTAAAGCATATCTCTAAGCATTACCCGGTTGGATTTGGTAAAAATGAAGTATTGAAAGATATTGATCTGCACATACACGAGGGGGAATTTGTTTCGATCATGGGGCCTAGCGGCTCGGGCAAATCGACCCTTTTACACATACTTGGTTTGCTGGAAGAGCCTTCCGGCGGCGAATATTACTTTGACAATGAGCTGGTGAGCAAAATGAATGAGAAGAAGCGCACCCAGTTACACCGGGGCAGCATCGGTTTTGTGTTCCAGGCGTATCACCTCATCGATGAATTGACCGTATATGAAAATATAGAAACGCCACTGCTGTATCGCAACATCTCGGCTTCGGAGCGTAAGAGTCGCGTGGCCGACGTGCTGGATAGGTTTAACATTGTGGCTAAAAAAGACCTGTTCCCAAACCAGTTGTCGGGCGGCCAGCAGCAACTGGTGGGCATTGCCCGCGCCATTATCGGCGAGCCGAAGGTGATATTTGCCGACGAGCCTACGGGCAACCTGCACTCCGATCAGGCCCTTTCTATCATGCAGCTTTTCAGGGAGCTGAATCAAAAAGATAAGATCACCATTGTACAGGTAACCCATTCCGACCAAAACGCGACCTACGGTAACCGGATCATCCGGATTATGGACGGCCAGGTGCAATAGCTGGCAAAAAAAGCCTTTCGTATGATGTTTTCCTTTAAATTCGTATGGCCTTGCACCATACCTACCCTCAAATTGCCATTTATCAAGAAGGGAAGAATGGTGTCTTTACATTTAATATATTTTTGTCAGGCTATGATATTAAATCGATGCATGAAAGCCGCCATGCTTTCCGCTTTATTGTTTGTTGGTTCCTTCCGTGCCCAGGCGCAGGACAAGTGGAGTTTTGAAAGATGTGTGGCGTTTGCATTGGAGCATAACCTTACTATTAAACAGTCGGTATTGCAAAAACGGCTGGCGGAACTTGTTTATCAGCAGAATCAACTTTCCCAGTTGCCTACCCTCAACGCCGGTGCGGACATCGGGTACAACTTCGGTCGTTCCATTAACCCGACCACCAACTCCTTCGATAATACAACCCTGTTTAGCAGTGGCCTTAGCCTGAGTGCCGGAGCCAACCTGTTTAACTTCTTCAGGGTACAGAATAATATTAAAGGCAGCCGCTACGAAATGGAGGCCAGCAATTTCCTGC
This genomic interval from Chitinophaga horti contains the following:
- the nadB gene encoding L-aspartate oxidase: MQKTDFLVVGSGIAGLTYALKVAERCPDKKVTVITKTREDETNTKYAQGGVAVVNDLENDSFEKHIDDTLIAGDGLCNEKIVEIVVKEGPERVNEIIEWGANFDRNPDGDFALGKEGGHSEFRVIHHKDITGKEIERALLEAIRKRPNIEVITHCFVVDLITQHHLGYLVTKSTLDIECFGVYVLNLQTNRIEKILSRITLLATGGNGQVYRTTTNPVIATGDGVAMVYRAKGRIENMEFIQFHPTALYESDVNPSFLITEAVRGDGGILRNKNGEDFMHKYDKRLSLAPRDIVARAIDSEMKITGTEHVYLDCRHMDIDKFIHHFPNIYEKCKSIGIDVTKDMIPVAPAAHYSCGGIKTDEWGHTSIRNLFACGECASTGLHGANRLASNSLLEAMVFAHRSFLKAVVEIDGTSFKDDVPDWDASGTTAPKEMILITQSLKELKQIMSDYVGIVRTNTRIQRALRRLDILHEETEELYEKTAVSPQLCELRNLITAGYLIVKSAAFRKESRGLHFNTDYPFKCELVQNIIL
- a CDS encoding lysoplasmalogenase, producing MKKKIWGLLYFSVLALDVLAIAIDLPFPRYFTKPLLMIMLALHYWSEALYIEQPVRNLIFAALIFSWWGDTLLLFEQNSNMFFLGGLTSFLMAHVAYIIFFARVEHAERFVRPRHIAWTCFSIVYAMGLLYLLYPNMEGLRLPVFLYAAVITAMLLSAIYAFAFKNTLASFLCILGAVLFVLSDTLLAVRKFYSPNSIASVAVMITYGIAQWCLVEGSLKHMKS
- a CDS encoding sensor histidine kinase, yielding MLRITGLSLNVALGVWFALQHMYFLAGCMVPLLAIQIYGLYYYLNRVNRKLTLFLESIRYEDFSIRFSADNKLGKSFSALNHQFNEVLEAFRQTRAEREASLKYIDTIIQHISVGILSFDSDGKIELINPAAFRLLGIYRLRYIDELKHTHPELPELMMYLEAGHKSLFATQNGQQLSINAASVRLQGRLVKLISIQNIHAELQRKELEAWQNLTKILRHEIMNSITPIVSLIGTMKDIVDYDITAATEPGHEAVEDLKEALQTVESRSKGIMNFVNAYRDYTTLPEPQFTQVSLKTLLASVSNLLMSDIKAAGITYQASVSPENIEIHADATQLQMVLINLVKNAMDALEHTDKPLIQVKGYISNTQQVCIEIADNGPGIEPEALERIFIPFFTTKKKGSGIGLSLSQQIIQLHGGQLKVVSPPASGTTFYVLLNS
- a CDS encoding sigma-54-dependent transcriptional regulator: MTTIQQGKILIVDDDTDVLRAARLLLKRHFSQVDFEKNPQKIPYLVTNFDYDVILLDMNFTRDLSSGKEGFEWLDRILDINPKAAVVLFTAYGDVEMAVRAIKAGAVDFVLKPWENEKLLATIQKAFDSRQQQSAEKATVPVAASNNLISVSKAMQDILETAARVAETDANVLILGENGTGKDLLARHIHQLSLRKDKSFVSVDLGALSETLFESELFGHAKGAFTDARDDRMGRFEEANGGTIFLDEIGNITLPFQAKLLTVLQHRSVTRVGSNKSIPINVRLICATNRNISHMASQYLFRQDLLYRINTIEIQLPALRERTEDIIPLAEHFLGMYRKKYNRPVAFLHDSLIQQMEQYDWPGNIRELQHAVERAVILSQGKTLMPKDVFMKNNAASGNEKLNTGYNLEEMEQNMINQALKKCNGNITEAARELGLSRAALYRRMEKYNI
- a CDS encoding efflux RND transporter periplasmic adaptor subunit is translated as MDRKIEKKFWNKKRILMIGGGTLVVFLLAYQLIFADHRSRLNVEKEKITVSTVSKGTFDVYIVVTAVVQPLKTIRLDAIEGGYVMQKYLEGGSMVKKGDSILRLDNQRLMMDFVNRETEMYRLINELQNTRLSLKQDRFTLDKTLSELDYTLDQAKDLFDRNDKLFKDKVISESDYLKSKRDYERLKRAREIEVQSQKYQEDNSRLQIAQLEATIERTQRNLQLMKSNLANLVVRAPVAGQLSSIDVEVGSSIVAGQNIGQIDDMDGFKLRAEIDEHYISRVYVGLKANFEFNGKENTLVIAKVYPEVKNGRFEVDMVFDGKTPEGIRRGQSTPIHLELGKSSQAVLLPTGGFFSDTGGNWVYVLEKGGKKAVKRQISLGRKNPLYFEVLDGLQPGEQVITSSYENFGDKEVLSF
- a CDS encoding ABC transporter ATP-binding protein, with amino-acid sequence MIRTVNLQKMFATEEVETTALNGINMEIQDGEFVAIMGPSGCGKSTLLNILGLLDNPTDGEYHFWGKEVARMSERQRAQLRKGAIGFVFQSFNLIDELTVFENVELPLLYLKVPGPERKKKVEEVLERMSIMHRRNHFPQQLSGGQQQRVAIARAVVARPNLILADEPTGNLDSTNGEEVMKLLQELNNAGTSMIMVTHSPYDAGFAHRIVNLFDGRVVTENIKEQFHV
- a CDS encoding ABC transporter permease, with the protein product MFANYLKLAWRNIWKSKGTFAINVIGLAVAVCVALLLSVTAYFQFSFNNFHKELGSLYQIYHEENEVNGPNAKSNLPVPLQDEMKREFPEVLMSTRYIGGGASYRYGTTTGSMGIRFVDPDFLDMFTFPIISGSKRPLDQPGNIVFSDKAALKWLGSADVVGKQVSIKFGDKWDNFTIAAVVQAAPANSDLDFGALMRFEHLPAYEQHKSIWDHYNTEMFVKLSDKATIAGFEKHSQSIVNKYYQDNVARIKRDGGKPNADGYLKKFSLIPVRDMHFISISASGGDVKKALPYMLIVIAAFVLFIACINFINLSVARAFGRAKEVGMRKMMGAVRFQLVLQLWGEALMICLVALIVGGIITYLVIPSYSAWLHTSVNMAMIFRPEMLLGIIAAFLVMTIVAGVYPALVMTRIDTVQALKGSVKPGRKQPVRNSLIVVQFAFSSLLICCTLVALQQISYLRSKPLGYNKQQVISLPLAGGDIHRGQLINLLRDRLSGEPGILSFSAADNNLGLGLDRSSMTSSVTFDYKEREINTNLLTVDYDYTQTIGIQLVAGRDFDRRLASDSTAIVINEEMAKRLGGNNVLNQFIKFDDEGDQHQVIGIMKNYHFQSLAKKIDAITLRLDPTRVDYAYGYIKVSPNDLPASLGRVEKVWSQIQPGVEFKGSFLDENVDRMYNEEKRTSQLLVAGAIVTIIISCMGLFAMAILSIAQRTKEIGIRKVLGSSISAIVVLLYRDFLKLVVIAIFIAVPLAWYGMGAWLNSFAYNVGLQWWVFAVAGLCAVIVALVTVSVQSIRAALANPVKSLRSE
- a CDS encoding ABC transporter ATP-binding protein is translated as MIHLKHISKHYPVGFGKNEVLKDIDLHIHEGEFVSIMGPSGSGKSTLLHILGLLEEPSGGEYYFDNELVSKMNEKKRTQLHRGSIGFVFQAYHLIDELTVYENIETPLLYRNISASERKSRVADVLDRFNIVAKKDLFPNQLSGGQQQLVGIARAIIGEPKVIFADEPTGNLHSDQALSIMQLFRELNQKDKITIVQVTHSDQNATYGNRIIRIMDGQVQ